A region from the Mustela erminea isolate mMusErm1 chromosome 10, mMusErm1.Pri, whole genome shotgun sequence genome encodes:
- the LOC116568247 gene encoding basic proline-rich protein-like: MCTHTLLPVLPSPAPPPPAPPSSAPPAPPPPAPPSPAPPPSAPPPPAPPPPAPPSPAPPPPAPPPPAPPPPAPPSPAPPPPAPPPPAPPSPAPPSPAPPPPAPPPPAPPPPAPPPPAPPSPAPPPPAPPPPVPPSPAPPPPAPPPPAPPPPAPPPPAPPPPAPPPPAPLPPAPPAPAPPPPAPPSPAPPPPAPPSPAPPPPAPPSPAPPPPAPPSPAPPPPAPPSPAPPPPAPPPPAPPPPAPPPPAPPPPAPPSPAPPPPAPPPPAPPPPAPPPPAPPPPAPPPPAPPPPAPPAPAPPPPAPPSPAPPPPAPPSPAPPPPAPLSPAPPPPAPPAPAPPPPAPPPPAPPSPAPPPPAPPSPAPPSPAPPPPAPPSPAPPPPAPPSPAPPPPAPPSPAPPPPAPPSPAPPPPAPPSPAPPPPAPPSPAPPPPAPPSPAPPLPAPPSLVPPSPAPPPPAPPSPAPPPPAPPSPAPPPPAPPSPAPPPPAPPSPAPPPPAPPSLAPPPPAPPSPAPPPPAPPSPAPPPPAPPSPAPPPPAPPPPAPPPPAPPSLAPPPPAPPSPAPPPPAPPPPAPPPPAPPSLAPPPPAPPSPAPPPPAPPPPAPPPPAPPSPAPPPPAPPSLAPPPPQPGSSSTHSCFPCSAHGNFPRKTCRAGLWPPLSFSPHEPHSWLCLPVSLPVAQVHPLSCLLALSTWEDGDDCSGGTGATALTRQKTRKGSPHGPSGMDVPGPTGDGS, encoded by the exons atgtgcacacacactttGTTACCAGTGCTACCATCACCtgccccacctccacctgccCCACCTTCTTCTGCACCACCTGCACCACCTCCGCCTGCGCCTCCATCACCTGCGCCTCCTCCGTCTGCACCACCTCCACCTGCGCCACCTCCACCTGCGCCTCCATCACCTGCGCCTCCTCCACCTGCGCCACCTCCACCTGCGCCTCCTCCACCTGCGCCTCCATCACCTGCACCACCTCCACCTGCGCCACCTCCACCTGCGCCTCCATCACCTGCGCCTCCATCACCTGCACCACCTCCACCTGCACCACCTCCACCTGCGCCTCCTCCACCTGCGCCTCCTCCACCTGCGCCTCCATCACCTGCGCCACCTCCACCTGCGCCTCCTCCACCTGTGCCTCCATCACCTGCACCACCTCCACCTGCGCCTCCTCCACCTGCACCACCTCCACCTGCGCCTCCTCCACCTGCGCCACCTCCACCTGCGCCTCCTCCACCTGCACCACTTCCACCTGCACCTCCTGCACCTGCACCACCTCCACCTGCGCCTCCATCACCTGCACCACCTCCACCTGCGCCTCCATCACCTGCACCTCCTCCACCTGCGCCTCCATCACCTGCACCACCTCCACCTGCGCCTCCATCACCTGCACCACCTCCACCTGCGCCTCCATCACCTGCACCACCTCCACCTGCGCCTCCTCCACCTGCACCACCTCCACCTGCGCCTCCTCCACCTGCACCACCTCCACCTGCGCCTCCATCACCTGCACCACCTCCACCTGCGCCTCCTCCACCTGCACCACCTCCACCTGCGCCTCCTCCACCTGCACCACCTCCACCTGCGCCTCCTCCACCTGCACCACCTCCACCTGCGCCTCCTGCACCTGCACCACCTCCACCTGCGCCTCCATCACCTGCACCTCCTCCACCTGCGCCTCCATCACCTGCACCACCTCCACCTGCACCTCTATCACCTGCACCACCTCCACCTGCGCCTCCTGCACCTGCACCACCTCCACCTGCACCTCCTCCACCTGCGCCTCCATCACCTGCACCACCTCCACCTGCACCTCCATCACCTGCGCCTCCATCACCTGCACCTCCTCCACCTGCGCCTCCATCACCTGCACCACCTCCACCTGCGCCTCCATCACCTGCACCACCTCCACCTGCGCCTCCATCACCTGCACCACCTCCACCTGCGCCTCCATCACCTGCACCACCTCCACCTGCGCCTCCATCACCTGCACCACCTCCACCTGCGCCTCCATCACCTGCACCACCTCCACCTGCGCCTCCATCACCTGCACCACCTCTACCTGCGCCTCCATCACTTGTGCCTCCATCACCTGCACCACCTCCACCTGCGCCTCCATCACCTGCGCCACCTCCACCTGCGCCTCCATCACCTGCACCACCTCCACCTGCGCCTCCATCACCTGCACCACCTCCACCTGCGCCTCCATCACCTGCACCACCTCCACCTGCGCCTCCATCACTTGCGCCACCTCCACCTGCGCCTCCATCACCTGCGCCACCTCCACCTGCGCCTCCATCACCTGCGCCACCTCCACCTGCGCCTCCATCACCTGCACCACCTCCACCTGCGCCTCCTCCACCTGCACCACCTCCACCTGCGCCTCCATCACTTGCGCCACCTCCACCTGCGCCTCCATCACCTGCACCACCTCCACCTGCGCCTCCTCCACCTGCACCACCTCCACCTGCGCCTCCATCACTTGCGCCACCTCCACCTGCGCCTCCATCACCTGCACCACCTCCACCTGCGCCTCCTCCACCTGCACCACCTCCACCTGCGCCTCCATCACCTGCACCACCTCCACCTGCGCCTCCATCACTTGCGCCACCTCCACCCCAGCCTGGCTCTTCTTCCACGCACTCTTGCTTTCCCTGTTCTGCTCATGGAAACTTCCCCCGAAAGACCTGCAGAGCAGGTCTTTGGCCCCCTCTGAGCTTCAGCCCCCACGAGCCCCACAGCTGGCTGTgcctccccgtctctctgcctgtggCCCAGGTTCATCCTCTCAGCTGTCTGTTGGCTCTGTCCACCTGG GAAGATGGGGATGACTGCAGCGGAGGGACAGGGGCCACGGCCCTGACTCGTCAGAAGACGCGCAAAGGCTCACCCCATGGCCCCTCAGGCATGGACGTGCCTGGTCCCACAGGAGATGGTTCTTGA